The Cellulomonas oligotrophica sequence ACGCCCGGGGCATCACCGTGGACGTCGACCAGCTCGAGGAGGCCGTCGGCGCGATCGACCCCACCGACCAGGCGGCGCTGCAGCAGGCGCTGTCCGGCGGCGTCTTCGCCCCGCAGACCACGCCCGAGCAGCAGGCGGCCCTCGACCGGCTGGAGACGGCGCTCGCGCTCGTCGAGGGCTGGGTCGACGAGGTCGCGACCCGGGCCGCGCTGCCGCACCTGCCGCACGCCGTCCCGCTGCAGGAGATGGTGCGGCGCCGGCGTGCCGCGGGCGGACCCGCCGAGCAGACGTTCGCGAGCCTCGTGGGCCTGGAGCTGCGGCCCCGGCGCCTGCGCGACGCGGCCGCCGTGTGGGCGCACCTGACCACCACGCGCGGCGTCGACGGCCGGGACGCGGTGTGGGCGCACCCCGACCTGGTGCCCGCCGCCGAGGACCTCGACGACCCCGCCGGCTACGACGCGCGTCGGGCGGCCGCCGTGGAGGGCTCGGCGGACCTGGACCGTGCGCTCGCGGAGATCCTCGGCGACGAGGACGGGTCCGCGCCGTCCTGACGCGGCCGATGCCCGGGCGCGCCGGGCAGCGGCCCTCGCACGCCGTCAGGCGTCGACGTCGTCCTCGTCGTCGCCCGGCGGCTCGTCGGCGCCGTCCGGCGACGGGCGTGCCCCGCGGTCCTGGGCGTAGCCGTACCCCTCGAGGAAGCCGCGGGCGCGCCCGGTGTGCGGGTACGTGGCCAGCTCGGCCCAGAAGTCGGGGCCGTGGCCGGGGACGAGCAGGTGCACGAGCTCGTGCAGCAGCACGTAGTCCAGGACCCAGCGGGGCATGCCCCGTACGCGGTCCGAGATGCGGATCGTGCCGTCGGTGGGCGTGCACGACCCCCAGCGACGTCCCTGGTTGCTCGACCAGCGCACGCTCGTCGGGACGGCCCGTCCGCCCAGGTACCGCCGTGACAGGTCCGTCGCCCGGGACGCGAGCTGGGCGTCGGACGGGCGACGCCGGCCCTCCTGGGCCGCGAGCCGGGCGACCATGCGCCCCACCCACTCGCGCTCCTGGCTGCGGGTGAACCCCGCGGGGATCGCGACGACGGTGACGTCGCCCTCCCGCCACGCGCTGACCGTGCGGGACCGGCGCCGCGACCGGCGGACCTCGACCGGCGCGTCCGGGCCGCGCGCGTGCGCGCCCGTGCGGGGCGGCTCCTCGGGGACCGGCACCCCTGCACGCTAGCGCCGACCGCCGACGGCGGTGGCGACCCCGCCCGGCGCGGCGCACGACGGCCGTGCACGGGCCGGCGGCGAGGGCTGCGGGCGGGCGGGCGCTGTGGACGGCGGGCGACGAGACCTGCGCCGACCTGCGACAGTGCCCGCCGTGCGGACGAGGACGGTACGGCTGCGGCCGGGTGTGCAGGTGCTGACCCGCGGTGCGGACGAGGTGCAGGTCGGCCTCGACCCCCGCTGGGCGGTCCGCGTCGACGGGCTCGACCCGGACGAGGTGCGGCTGTGGTGCGGGGTCGGGCCGGGGACCGACCTCGACGCACTCGCCCGCGGCGCCGGCGCACGGGCGGCCCGGGTGCGGCAGACCGTGGCCGACCTCGCGGCGGCGGGCCTGACCCGGCCCGACCCGGAGCCGGGCACCACGGTGCACGGCCCGGCGTCCGCGGACGCCGACGCGTGGTCGCTGCTCACCGCGGACGGGGACGGCGAGCGGCAGGTGCTGGCACGGTCGCGGGCCGTCGTGGGGGTGGTCGGGCTCGGCGCCACCGGGATGGCCGTGGCGACGCACCTGGCGACGGCCGGCGTCGGCACGCTCCTGCTCGACGACGACTCCCCCGTCGGCTCGGTCGACGTGGCGGGCGGGGCGCACCGCTGGGCCGACGTGGGTGTGCCGCGCGCGACGGCCGCGCGGCGGGTCCTCCAGGACGCCGCACCGGGCGTGCGCGTCGACGTCGACGCCGCGCCCGACGTCGTGGTGGTCGTCGAGCACGACGCGGCCGACCCGGCGCGGGCCACGCTGCTGATGGCGCACGGGCTCGCGCACCTGTCGGTGGTGGTGCGGGCCGCGGACACCACCGTCGGCCCGTTCGTGCGCCCCGGCGTCGACCCGTGCCTGCACTGCCTCGACCTGCACCGTGCCGACGTCGACGCCGCCTGGCCGACGGTCCTGGCCCGCCTCACCGCGGGCGGCCCCGACACCGGTGCGGTGCGACGCCGCGGCGGCGAGGTCGGCGTCGTCGCCGGTGCGAGCGCCGCCCTCGCGGCCGCGCAGGTCCTCGTGCACGTCGACGGCTCCGTGCCGTCCCTCACGGGTGCGACCGTGCAGATCGCGCTCCCCGACGTCGTCGGACGCGTCCGCGACTGGTCGGCCCACCCGGACTGCGGGTGCTCCCGGCTGCCGGGGCCGCCGGCGCCGTCAGGCCCCTGACCTGAGCCGCGACGCAGGACGCCGGGCCCCGCGTGCGCGGGGCCCGGCGTCCGGTGGCGCCTGGTGGTGCGTGGTGGCGGTAGGTGCGGCAGGGTGTCCGGCGGGCACGACGGCGTCCCGTCAGGCCGCAGCCGCGTCCTTGCGCGGACGGCCCCGGCCCCGCTTCGTCGGCACGACCACGCCGCCGACGAAGACCTGGCCGCCCCAGACCCCCCACGGCTCGGCCCGCTCGACGGCGCCGGCGAGGCAGCCCTCGACCAGCGGGCAGCCGCGGCACAGCGCCTTGGCGCGCTCGACCTCGGCCTGCCGCTCCGCGAACCAGAGCTCGGGGTCGTTCGACCGGCACGGCACGAGGTCGGCGACCATGCGGTCGAACTGCTGACGGTCCTCGGTCGCCGTGCTGCCGGCCCAGGCGCTGGTCGCGCCCGGGGTCGTGGTGTCGGGCAGCGTCGTGAGCTGCACGATGTCCTCCTGGTGTCCTCGCTGATGAGCTGTGGTGCGTCGGTGACGGACCGACGTGCCCTCTCGCCGGCGAGGTGCCGGAGGAACGAGAAAGGCCGCGGGTCCGAGAAGGACTCCGCGGCCTGAACGCCTCAGTGGGTGAGGCCTAGGGAGTCCTGCGTGGAAGATCGGTGCCGAGCTGCTTCGGGGTGCCCGTCCAGCGCTCGACGTGGCCGGCGGTGGACACACTGCGCCCCTGGAACGAGGTGCCGGTGGGCGCGAGGGTGCGCAGACGCACGGCGGTCACGGCGGCGTAGCCGGTCATCGTGATGCTCTCCATGTCGTGCACACCTCCCTCCGGCTCGGGCACCGTCCCCCAGGACGGCACCGCTCGATCAGCGACGGGTTCACCGTAGGACGCCGCGCGCGAACGCGACAAGCGAATTACGAGAAAGTTCTCGACGAGTTTCTGCGGACCCGCCGACCGCCCCGGACATCGCCGGAGGACTGCCGCATCGCGGACGTCAGGGCTGGTCGGCGGACCCCGCCCCACCGTCCCGGGAGGTCACCACGGCGAGGAGCGCCGCACCCACGTCCGCCAGACGCGTCTGCCCCAGCCCGGGCACCTGCCGCAGCTCGGCCGGGCTCGACGGACGCAGCGCCGCGACGTCGGTGATCATGCCGTCGGTCAGCACGCGCGACGGCGGGACGCCGCGCTCGCGCGCCACCTCCTCGCGCCAGCGGCGCAGCCGCTCCACGAGCCCGCGGTCGACGTCGCCGTCCGCCGTGCCGCGCCGCTCGTCGACGTCCTGCCCCCACAGCCGGTCCAGGAAGGGGGTGCGCCGGCGCGACGCGCGCGAGCCCGGCGTGCGGGCCCCGGCGTACGACAGCTCCAGGTGCCGGCGGGCGCGGGTCACCCCCACGTAGAGCAGGCGACGCTCCTCGGCCACCGCCGCGTCGGTCTGCGCCAGCGAGATCGGCAGCAGCCCGTCCGAGAGGCCGACGAGGAACACCGCGTCCCACTCCAGGCCCTTCGCCGCGTGCAGCGACGCGAGGGTGACGCCCTCGACGGTGGGCGCGTGCTGGGCGGCCGCGCGCTCGTCGAGCTCGGCCACCAGGTCCGCGAGCGACGCACCCCCGTCGGCCGGCACGAGGGCCCGCCCGGCGCCGAGGTCCAGCACGTCCTCGCCCTGCTCGACGCCCGGCGTCCGGGCCGCGGCGAGGTCGTCCGCGAGCGTGACCAGCGCGTGCATCGCGTCCCACCGCTCGCGCGCCGCCCCGCGTGACGCCGGGGGCGTCGGCGCCCAGCCGACGCTCGTCAGCACGTCGCGCACCGTCTGCCCCAGGGGCGTGCCGGGGTCCGCCGACCGGGCGCCGCCGCGCAGCAGCACCAGCGCGTCCCGCACGTCCCGGCGCGCGAAGAACCGCTCGCCGCCGCGCACCTGGTAGCCCACGTCGGCGCTCGCGAACGCCTGCTCGAAGGCCTCGGCCTGCACGTTCGTCCGGTACAGCACGGCGATCTCGCTGGGCCGGACGCCCGACGCGACGAGCCGTGCCGCGCGCGCCGCGACACCCGCGGCCTCCGCCTCGTCGTGGTCGTAGGCCGTCCAGCGCACGCGCGGGCCGTCGGGCTGCTGGGCCACCAGGTGCAGCGGCGTCGGGTCCGCCGGCCGGCGCGTCGCCGTGAGCAGGCGGTTCGCCAGGGCCACGACCTGGGGCGTCGAGCGGTAGTCGCGCACCAGCTTGACCTGCGCCGCCCCCGGGTACCGCTTGCGGAACGTCAGCAGGTGGTGCGGGGACGCCCCCGCGAACGAGTAGATGGTCTGGCTGGGGTCGCCGACGACGCACAGCTCGCGGCGCCCGCCCAGCCACTGCTCGAGCAGGTGCTGCTGGAGCGGGCTCACGTCCTGGTACTCGTCGACGACGAAGTGGCGGTACTGGCCGCGGACCTCCTCGGCGACCTCGGGGCGCTGCCCGAGCATCGCGGCCAGCAGCAGCAGCACGTCCTCGAAGTCGACGACGCCGCGCTCGGTCTTCACGTCCTCGTACGCCGTGATGAGCCGGGCCACCGCGTGCGCGTCGTGCCCCGCCGGTGCCGGGCGCATCACGGCGGCCGCGGCCGCCGGGTAGTCGTCGGCGGTGACGAGCGAGACCTTCGACCACTCGATCTCGCCGGCCAGGTCACGCACGGCCACCCGGTCCACGGGCAGCCCCACGCGCCGCCCCGCCTCGGCCACCAGCACCGACTTCTGCTCGACGATGCGCGGCGCGGCGCCGCCGACGACGCGCGGCCAGAAGTGGCCGAGCTGGCGCAGCGCCGCCGCGTGGAAGGTGCGCGCCTGCACGCCCGCGACCCCCAGGTCGCGCAGCCGCACCCGCATCTCCCCCGCGGCACGTGCCGTGAACGTCACCGCCAGCACCGACGCCGGGCGGTACACGCCGGTGCGGACGCCGTAGGCGATGCGGTGCGTGATCGCGCGGGTCTTGCCCGTCCCGGCGCCCGCGAGCACGCAGACGGGCCCGGTCAGGGTGCTCGCGACCTGACGCTGCTCGGGGTCGAGGGCGTCGAGGAGGGCGTCGGCGGAGGCGTGGGCGGGCATCGCCGCCCAGTCTCGCAGCCGCACCGCGGCACCCGTGCACCGTCCACAGGCGGTGCCCCGGGCGGAACACACGGCAGCCCGCGCGCGTTGACGCGGCCGGGAGGCCCTCCACCGGGGCCGCCGGGCGCCGCGTGCGACCGGCCCACGACGAGCGACGACGAGGGACGATGACGACGACCGCACCGCCTGCCGGCACCGTGACGATGTACTCCACCACGTGGTGCGGCTACTGCCACCGGCTGCGCACGCAGCTCGACTCGGCGGGCATCGCGTACGACGTCGTCGACATCGAGCAGCAGCCCGAGGCCGCCGACTACGTGGCCTCCGTCAACGGCGGCAACCAGACGGTCCCCACCGTGGTCTTCCCCGACGGCACCGCCGCGACGAACCCGTCGCTCGCGCAGGTCAAGGCTCGCCTGGGCGTGTGAGCGACGGCGGGCCCGACCGACCGCGGCCGGGCCCGCCTCGACCGCCGTCAGGCGCCGCCCGGCTCCGCGACCGGCCCGCCGAACCACTCCTCGACCAGCGCCCGGGCGATCGACGCCCCGCTCGGCAGCACGACGTCGCCCGCGAGCACGGCCTGCGCCAGCTCGTCCCGGGTGAACCAGCGGGCGTCGGTCAGCTCCACGCCGTCGACGCGCACGTCCGTGCTCGTGGCGTGCGCCCGGTACCCGAGCATCAGCGAGCCCGGGAACGGCCACGGCTGGCTGCCGCGGTAGACGACCTCGCCGACCTGGACGCCGGCCTCCTCCAGGACCTCCCGGCGCACCGCCCGCTCGGCGGACTCCCCCGCCTCGACGAAGCCCGCGAGGGTGGAGAACCGGCCCGGTGCCCAGGTCGCGGCGTGCCCGAGCAGCAGGCGGTCCGCGTCGTCGACGACCGCCATGATCACCGCCGGGTCGGTGCGCGGGTAGTGCTCCGACCCGTCCTGCACGCACACCCGCGACCAGCCCGCCTGCGCGACCCGGGTCGCGGCCCCGCAGCGGGGGCAGCGCGGCTGCCGGTCGTGCCACGTGTCGAGCGCGACCGCCGTGGTCGCCAGGCCCGCGTCGTGCGCGTCGAGGGCCGCACCCACGGCGCGCAGCCCGCGCCACGCCCCCGCCGCCGCGGCGTCCTGGTGCACCGCCGCGTCCGCCGCAGCACCCGTGCGCGGCAGCGTCTCGTGGTCGGGCATCCGCAGCGCCAGCACGTCGCCGCCGTCGTCCTCCTGGCCGAGCAGCAGCCAGGCGTCGTCGTCCGGGCCCCCGGCGACCGGCCCGTCCGGGCCGTCGGCGGCCCGCGGCCCCCACGCGGCTGACGCCTGCGCGGGGGTCAGCCACAGCACGCGGGCCGGGTCCTGCGTGAGCACCTGGCCGGCGCGCACCAGCAGCACCCGCGTGCGGGGGTCCTGCACGGCGGACCCGATCACGTCCGGCTCGGTGCGGCGCTCGGCCGCTCGGGGCACGGAGGCCCGGGCCAGGGGCAGGTGGGCCAGCGTCGCGCTCGTCACGGCGCCCACGGTACGTCCCGGACAACCCGACGACCCGGTCAGCGCCGCCCGCACCGGGACGAACCGGACGCGGACACACCGCGGCGACGGCACCCCGTCCACGGCACGGGCACCTACGCTGGCTCCCGTGACACGCTCGCCGCTCGCCCTCGCCGCCCTGGCGACCGTCGCGATCCCGGGGCTCGACGCGTACGACGTGCGCCGTCCGAGCGGCACCGGCCCCGACTTCGACGAGGCCGTGGTCATCGACTCGGTGCGCCGCCGGTGGGTCGTGCGCGCCCCGCAGCACGCCGCAGCCGGCGCCGCCCTCGAGGCCGAGATCGCCCTCCTGGCCGCGCTGCGCCCCTTCGTCGACGACGGCACGCTGCCGTTCGCGGTGCCGCGCACCGAGGGGTTCGCGCACCTGCCGGAGGGCGGCCGCGCAGCCGTGCACCGGCAGCTGATCGGGCGCCCGCTGCGCCTGGAGACCCTGCGTCCCGGACCCGGCCTGGCCGCCGAGATCGGCCGGGCCCTGGCCGCGCTGCACGAGCTGCCGACGTCCGTCGTCGAGGAGGCCGGGCTGCCGGTGTACGACGCCGCCGGGTACCGCGAGCGCCGCCAGGCCGAGGTCGACGAGGCCGCCCGCACCGGCCTGGTCCCGCCGTCGCTCCTGCGCCGCTGGGAGGACATGCTCGAGGACGTCGCGATGTGGCGCTTCCGGCCGACGGTCGTGCACGCCGACCTGACCAGCGCGCACCTGCTCGTCGCCGAGGGCACGGTCACCGCCGTCCTCGACTGGGGCGACGCGATGGTGGCCGACCCCGCCGACGACCTGTCGTGGCTGCTGGTGGCGGCGCCGCAGGACGCGGTCGACGCGATCATGGAGTCGTACCTGCTGCGGCGCACCGAGCTGAGCGACCCGCACCTGGCCGACCGGGCGCTGCTGGCCGGTGAGCTCGCGCTGGCCCGGTGGCTGCTGCACGGCGTGCGCACGCAGAGCGCCGAGGTCGTGGACGACGCCGTGGCGATGCTCACCGAGCTCGACGAGCACGTGCACGCGGAGGCCGAGGCCGCCTACTGAGCGGCGGGCTCCTGCGAAGGCCCGGGTGCCCGGGTGGCGGCCTCCAGGAGCACGGCGATCTCGTCGGCGTCGAGCAGCCGTCGCGGGCGCACGGTGACGCCGGCGCCCACGTAGCAGAACGCCGCGGCGACGTGCTCCACGGGGGTGCCCGTCCAGCGTGACCACGCGAGCCGGTACACCGCGAGCTGCAGGTCGCGGGACGCCTCCTGCGCGGGGTCCGTCGGCGGGGCGCCGGTCTTCCAGTCGACGACCACCACCGACCCCTCGGGCCCCTCGGGGTCACGGAACACCGCGTCGATGCGGGACCGCAGCACGTGCCCGCCGATGGTCGTCTCGACGTCGACCTCGACCGCGATCGGCGTGCGGTCCGCCCAGGGCGTCGCCAGGAACGCGGCGCGCAGGGCGTCCTGGTCGGCGTCGACGGGCTCGGAGTCGTCGTCCGCGCCCGGCAGCAGGTCCAGGTCGACGAGCGTGGTGCGCCCGTAGTACGCCTCGACCCACGCGTGGAACGCGGTGCCGCGCCGCGCCTGGCGGGACGGCTCGCGGGGCACCGGGCGGCGCAGCTGGAGCGCGAACGCCGCGGGGTCCGCGTCGAGGCGGACCAGTGCGGACGCGGACAGGTGCGCGGGCAGGTCGACCTGCTGGTTGCCGGTGCGGCGCTCGAGCTGCTCGGCGAGCAGCCGGTCGGCGAGGGCGTCCCAGTCGGTCGGCGGCGGGGCGTCCGGCCCGTCCGGCACCCCCTCGTGGCCCGCATCCGCGGTGCCCGGACCGGCCGGCCGGCGCTCGGCGCCCGCCGTGGCCCGCACCGCGCGCAGGACGTCCCGCACGGCGTCGGCGGCCGCCTCGACCGCCGGGCGCCGCGGTGCCGCACCGTCGACCGCGAACGGGTCGGCCGGCCACACCGCCGTCTCGACGTCGCCGGTCCGCGGGTTGTCCGCACCCGGCTCGGGCTCGTCGGCCCAGGCCAGCACCTCGGCGAGGCCGTGCTCGACGAGCTCGGCGAGGAACGGCGAGACCCGCCGGGGCGTCTTGGCGTCGCCCCACCGCGCCGCGCTGAGCAGCAGCCGCTCCCTGGCGCGCGTGAGGGCGACGTAGGCGAGGCGACGCTCCTCGGCGACCTCGTGCTCCCCGGCGTCCTGGCGGAACCGGACGAGCCGCTCGGCGAGCTCCTTCGGGTCCGCGGCACCCGCGAGGTCGAGGGTGGGCAGGTCGTCGCGGTCCCCGCGCAACGGGTAGGGCAGCACCCCGAGCCCGGTGAGCCAGCCCGAGTCCAGCGGTCCGTCCTTGCCGAGCACCGCCGTCGCGGGCAGCCCGCCGTCGACCAGCCCGGTCACCACGACGACGTCCCACTCCAGCCCCTTGGAGGCGTGCACCGTCATGAGCTGGACCGCGTCGGGGTCCGGCTCCGTGACGGGCAGGTCCAGGCCGTCCTCGCGCTGCTCGGCGGCCTCCAGCCAGGCCAGGAACGCACCGATCGTCGGCCGGTCCGCGGCGCGGGCGAACTCGACGGCGACGTCGCGGAACGCGTCCAGGTGCGCGCGGGCCCGGGCCGGGGTGACGTCGGAGCGGGACTGCACCTCGATGTCGAGGCCGAAGAGCCGCTCGGCCTCGCCGACCAGCTCGGGCAGCGACAGGCCCGCCTGCCGGCGCACCGCCCGCAGCACCGCCGCCAGGTCCGCGAGCCGGCCCCGGCCCTGCGGCGTGAGGCGTCGGCCCGCACCGCTGACCCAGCCGGCGGGCGGCAGGTCGTCGAGCGCGTCGACGAGGCTCGACGCGTCGACCACGTCGCCCTCGACCACGACCTGCCCGGTGCCGGCCTCGGCACCGGGCAGGTCGGCGGGGTCGCCGGGGTCGGCCGACCGCGGCGCCGAGAGCCGGGCCAGGTGCCGCGCCCAGTCCCCCAGGGCGTGCAGGTCGCGCGCACCGAGCCGGGTGCGGGCACCGGTGAGCAGGCGCACGAGCGCGTCGCCGCGCGTCGGGTCGTGGGCCGCCTGGAGCACGGCGACGAGGTCGACGACCTCCGGCGCCGCGAGCAGGCCGCCGAGGCCCACGACCTCGACGGGCAGGCCCTCGGCCCGCAGCGCGCGGCGCAGCGGCTCGAACTGCGACCGCTTGCGGCACAGCACCGCGGCGGTCCGCCTCCCGTCGGGGTGGGTGCCGGGCCGCCAGTGCGCCGCGACGAGCTGGGCGACGCCGCGGGCCTCGTCCTCGACCGTCGCGTCGACGCGGGCCTGCACGACCCCCGCGCCGGCTCCGGGCCGCGCCCGCAGCTCGGGGACGTCGACCCGCCCGTCGCCGCGCAGCGGTGCGGCGACGCGGTTGGCGGCGTCCAGCACGGCGTGGTCGTTGCGCCAGGAGGTCGAGAGCTGCACGACCTCGGCGCGGCGCCGGTCCCCGTCGGGACCGACGGCGGGGAACGTGTCGGGGAAGCGGGCCAGCCCGCCGGCGCTGGCACCGCGCCAGCCGTAGATCGACTGGTGGGGGTCGCCGACGGCCGTGACCGGGTGCCCGCCGCCGAAGAGCGCGGACAGCAGCGCGAGCTGGGCGTACGAGGTGTCCTGGTACTCGTCGAGGAGCACGACCCGGCAGCGGGTGCGCTCCCCGGCGCCGACCTCGGGGACGTCGCGGGCGATCCGCGCGGCGATCGCCACCTGGTCGCCGAAGTCGAGGGAGTCGGCGGCCCGCTTGCGCGCCCGGTACGCGGCCACGAGCTCGAGCACCCGGGACCGCTCCCCGAGCGAGGAGCGCAGGTCGCGGACCTTGGCGTAGGGCGCGCGGGGCGGTGTGCCGGGCGGGGTCGCGTCCATCGCCGCCACGAGGTCGTCGATCGCCGCGCGGGCACCCGCGGGGTCGAGCAGGTGCTCGTCGAGCGCGCCCGACAGGCTCAGCACCGCCTCGACCACGGTCGACGTCGCGGCGGCGGTGTCGAGGTCGCCGGCCCACTGCTCGACGACCTCGGACGCGAGCTGCCACTGCGCGGCCTCGCCGAGCAGCCGCGCACCGGGCTCGATGCCGGCGCGCAGCGCGTGCTCGGACACCAGCGAGCCCGCGTAGGCGTGGTACGTCGAGACCTGCGGGCGCGCCAGCTCGTCGGCGAGGTCGGCGGCGCCCGGCAGGTCGACGCCCTGCACCGCCGCGGCCCGCACGAGCGCGCGCAGGCGGCGGCGCACGCGTTCGGCGAGCTCGCCCGCGGCCTTGCGCGTGAACGTCAGCCCGAGCACCTGGTCGGGGGTGACCAGGCCGTTGGCGACGAGCCAGACCACGCGCCCGGCCATCGTCTCGGTCTTGCCCGAGCCGGCGCCCGCGACCACGAGCGACGGCGCGAGCGGTGCCTCGATGACCTGCCGCTGCTCGTCCGTCGGCGGGTGCTGGCCGAGGAGCTGGGCGATCTGCACGGCCGACAGCGCGACGGACCTGGTCGAGGGGCGCTCGCTCACGCGACGACCTGCCCGCCCTCGGCACGCAGCGGGCAGGACCGACGCACCGGGCACCGGTCGCACAGCTCGTTGCCACGCGCCTCGAACTGCGCGGCGGCCATCTGGTCCGCGACGTCGTCGACGAGGGCCCGCGCCCACGACGGGCCGTCGGTCTCGGGGCCGAGCGCGTCCTGCTCGCGCGTCGTGGGCCCGCGCGTGCCGGAGGCGACGAACACCAGGGCGGCGCCCGCGCTCGTGGTGCCGGCGGGCAGGTCGGGCACGGCCCCGGCGTCGACGGCGAGCTGGTACAGGCCGAGCTGGGGGTGCTCGGCCGTCTGCGCGACGGTCGGCACGCGGGTGCCGGTCTTGAGGTCGACGACCCGCACCGTGGGCGACGCCGCCGCACCGTCGCCGGCAGCGCCGTCACGGGCCCCGTCGGTACCGGCTGTGCCGTCGCCCGTCTCCCCCTCGCCCGGCCCCGCGTCCACGAGCTCGACGCGGTCCATCGAGCCGCGCACGAGCGCCCGGTCGGTCTCGAGCACGAAGTCCGCCTCGACGAGCACGGGGTCCCCGCTGGTCCGCAGGTGCACCGCGAGCCGGTCGATCATCGCGTCGGCCCGGCGCCGCGCGGACAACGAGGCCCACCCGTCGCCGAGCCCCAGCTCGGGCCAGCGCCGGTCGAGCTCGGCGGCGAGCGTGAGCCGGTCGCCGCGCGGGTGCTCCTGGGCGATGGCGTGCACGAGCGTGCCGAGCGACTGGCTCCACGACTGCGACGGCGTGCCCCCGGCTGCCTCCAGGGCCCAGCGCAGCGCGCACCGCTGCGCCGTCTCGACCTTCGACGGCGAGACCGGCACCTTCTCGCCGTCGAACCACAGCGGCTCGTCGCTCGACGGCTCCGGCAGCCCGAACCACCGGTCCGGGTCGGCGCCGGGGATGCCGACGACGGCCAGCCGCGCGAGGGTGCGCGCCGCCGCCGGGTCGGGCGTGCCGTGCTCGCGGGCGGTCCGCTCGAGGTGCGCGCGCAGCCGGGCGACGAGGCCGCGCAGGTCCAGCGGCGCGGGGGCGCTCGTGCGGCGCGGGTCCGGGCCGTCGGCCGGCGGGGGCTGCACGAGGTCGAGGAACGGCGACGGGGAGTCGTCCTGGTCGGCGACCGCCGTCACCAGCAGCCGGGTGCGGGCCCGGGAGCACGCGAGCGCGAAGGAGCGCAGCTCGTCGGCCAGCACCGCGGCGCGGGCGTCGGCCGGCGCGTCCGGCTCGCGGCCCGCGACGGCCGCGACGAGGGCCTGCGCTCCCAGCATCGAGTCCCGCAGCCGCAGGTCGGGCCACGTGCCTTCCTGCACGCCGACGACGGCCACCACGTCCCACGACCGGCCTGCCGCGCCCGGGGGTGTGAGCACGCCGACGCCGGCGGTCCGCGAGCGCGCCGCCAGGGAGTCGGCGGGCAGGTCCTGGTCCTCGACCCAGGTGACGAACGCCTCGGGCGTGGCCCGGGGGTTGCGGTCGACGAACGTCTCGGCCGCACGGAACAGCGCCAGGACGGCGTCGAGGTCGCGGTCGGCCCGCTCGCCGGACGCCCCGCCCGCGAGCGCGACCCGGCGCCACGTCTCGGCGAGCCCGGCCCGGTCCCAGACCGCCCACAGCACGGACTCCACGTCGGCGCCGGGCGCCTGCGCGGCGGCGCGCCCGGCGGCGACGACCGCGGCGAGCCGGTCGACGGGGCGGCCGACGTGCGAGGGCAGGGTCACCGCCCGCCCGGGGGCGTCGAGGACCTCGACGAGCAGGGCGTCGCTC is a genomic window containing:
- a CDS encoding ATP-dependent helicase; this translates as MSERPSTRSVALSAVQIAQLLGQHPPTDEQRQVIEAPLAPSLVVAGAGSGKTETMAGRVVWLVANGLVTPDQVLGLTFTRKAAGELAERVRRRLRALVRAAAVQGVDLPGAADLADELARPQVSTYHAYAGSLVSEHALRAGIEPGARLLGEAAQWQLASEVVEQWAGDLDTAAATSTVVEAVLSLSGALDEHLLDPAGARAAIDDLVAAMDATPPGTPPRAPYAKVRDLRSSLGERSRVLELVAAYRARKRAADSLDFGDQVAIAARIARDVPEVGAGERTRCRVVLLDEYQDTSYAQLALLSALFGGGHPVTAVGDPHQSIYGWRGASAGGLARFPDTFPAVGPDGDRRRAEVVQLSTSWRNDHAVLDAANRVAAPLRGDGRVDVPELRARPGAGAGVVQARVDATVEDEARGVAQLVAAHWRPGTHPDGRRTAAVLCRKRSQFEPLRRALRAEGLPVEVVGLGGLLAAPEVVDLVAVLQAAHDPTRGDALVRLLTGARTRLGARDLHALGDWARHLARLSAPRSADPGDPADLPGAEAGTGQVVVEGDVVDASSLVDALDDLPPAGWVSGAGRRLTPQGRGRLADLAAVLRAVRRQAGLSLPELVGEAERLFGLDIEVQSRSDVTPARARAHLDAFRDVAVEFARAADRPTIGAFLAWLEAAEQREDGLDLPVTEPDPDAVQLMTVHASKGLEWDVVVVTGLVDGGLPATAVLGKDGPLDSGWLTGLGVLPYPLRGDRDDLPTLDLAGAADPKELAERLVRFRQDAGEHEVAEERRLAYVALTRARERLLLSAARWGDAKTPRRVSPFLAELVEHGLAEVLAWADEPEPGADNPRTGDVETAVWPADPFAVDGAAPRRPAVEAAADAVRDVLRAVRATAGAERRPAGPGTADAGHEGVPDGPDAPPPTDWDALADRLLAEQLERRTGNQQVDLPAHLSASALVRLDADPAAFALQLRRPVPREPSRQARRGTAFHAWVEAYYGRTTLVDLDLLPGADDDSEPVDADQDALRAAFLATPWADRTPIAVEVDVETTIGGHVLRSRIDAVFRDPEGPEGSVVVVDWKTGAPPTDPAQEASRDLQLAVYRLAWSRWTGTPVEHVAAAFCYVGAGVTVRPRRLLDADEIAVLLEAATRAPGPSQEPAAQ
- a CDS encoding ATP-dependent helicase, with translation MTTATTTRLLRPTVEAPVALDAQQQEAVDRVVAGADAAVLVTGAPGTGRTTVGIEAVVAAVDAGLAPDDVLVLTADRRTAGELRDRLTARLGRTSGRPLVQTPAAVAFAVLRARAAALGEPAPVLVSGPEQDVVLGELLAGHAAGDGLGPVWPPSVPEQALTARAFRDELRDLLMRAAERGLDPGDLAALGRSAARPEWVAAAHLYGEYLDVMTLATSTPDAGERLDPAVVVDTAVAALRHWEDDVPGTPRPARRLVVVDDHQETTAATARLLRALADDGARLLLLGDPDVAVQTFRGGQPGLVARAAVTGRGLGELGAAHVVLRTVWRQSVALRAVTARITDRAPVAGTAAHRRVDVAPACAPGPPAQVAVLPSAAQEAAWVAHALRRSHLQDGVPWDAMAVVARSGARVTALRRALAQAGVPVSVLGSDVPLREEPAVRPLLDLVRVAAGAPLDAETAARLACSPVGGLDAVGLRRVRRALRAEELAAGGGRSSDALLVEVLDAPGRAVTLPSHVGRPVDRLAAVVAAGRAAAQAPGADVESVLWAVWDRAGLAETWRRVALAGGASGERADRDLDAVLALFRAAETFVDRNPRATPEAFVTWVEDQDLPADSLAARSRTAGVGVLTPPGAAGRSWDVVAVVGVQEGTWPDLRLRDSMLGAQALVAAVAGREPDAPADARAAVLADELRSFALACSRARTRLLVTAVADQDDSPSPFLDLVQPPPADGPDPRRTSAPAPLDLRGLVARLRAHLERTAREHGTPDPAAARTLARLAVVGIPGADPDRWFGLPEPSSDEPLWFDGEKVPVSPSKVETAQRCALRWALEAAGGTPSQSWSQSLGTLVHAIAQEHPRGDRLTLAAELDRRWPELGLGDGWASLSARRRADAMIDRLAVHLRTSGDPVLVEADFVLETDRALVRGSMDRVELVDAGPGEGETGDGTAGTDGARDGAAGDGAAASPTVRVVDLKTGTRVPTVAQTAEHPQLGLYQLAVDAGAVPDLPAGTTSAGAALVFVASGTRGPTTREQDALGPETDGPSWARALVDDVADQMAAAQFEARGNELCDRCPVRRSCPLRAEGGQVVA